ATGTCGATCTCGCGCAACGTCGGCGGGCTGTCGAACTACCTGGCCAAGATTCTCTCCAGCCGCACCTACACCAGCATGCGCGAAGGCAGCAAGAAAGTGCTGTCGCGCCTGCCCGGAGCCTGGGAAATCGCCCGCCGCACCGAAGAGTACGCCAAGGGCATGCTGGTGCCCGGCACGCTGTTCGAGGAGCTGGGCTGGAACTACATCGGCCCCATCGACGGCCACGACCTGCCGACCCTGGTCGCCACCCTGCGCAACATGCGCGACCTCAAGGGCCCGCAATTCCTGCACGTGGTGACCAAGAAAGGCAAAGGCTTCGCCCCCGCCGAGGTCGACCCCATCGGCTATCACGCCATCACCAAGCTCGACCCGCTGGACGCCCCGGCCAAGGCGCCGAAGCCGGCCAGCGGGCCGAAATATTCCGGCGTGTTCGGGCAATGGCTATGCGACATGGCAGCCCACGACCCACGCCTGGTCGGCATCACCCCGGCCATGAAAGAAGGCTCAGACCTGGTGGCGTTCAGCGAGCGCTTCCCACAGCGCTACTTCGACGTGGCCATCGCCGAGCAGCACGCCGTGACCCTGGCCGCCGGCATGGCCTGCGAAGGCAGCAAGCCGGTGGTGGCGATCTATTCCACCTTCCTGCAACGCGGCTATGACCAGCTGGTGCACGACGTCGCGGTGCAGAACCTCGACGTACTGTTCGCCATCGACCGCGCGGGGCTGGTGGGCGAAGACGGCCCCACCCACGCGGGCAGCTTCGACCTCTCTTACCTGCGCTGCATCCCGGGCATGCTGATCATGACCCCCAGCGACGAGAACGAACTGCGCAAGATGCTCACCACCGGCTACCTGCACCAGGGCCCGGCAGCGGTGCGCTACCCACGTGGTAGCGGCCCGAACGCGGTCATCGAGCCAGAGCTGACGCCCATCGAGATCGGCAAGGGCGTGGTACGCCGCCAGGGCCGGCGCGTTGCCATCCTGGCGTTCGGCGTGCAATTGAACGACGCCCTGCAGGTTGCCGAGCACATCGACGCCAGCGTGGCCGACATGCGCTTCGTCAAGCCGCTGGATGAAGCACTGGTGCAGCAACTGGCCGCCAGCCATGACCTGCTGGTGACCGTTGAAGAAAACGCGGTGATGGGCGGTGCCGGCTCGGCGGTCAGCGAATACCTGGCGCGGGCCGGCATCCTCAAGCCTGTGCTGCACCTGGGCCTGCCGGACAGCTATGTGGAACATGCCAAGCCGGCGCAGATGCTCGCCGAATGCGGCCTGGATGCCAAAGGTATCGCGGCGGCCATCGAAGCGCGGTTGACGCAGCTGGGCTGAATCCTCAACGACCCTTCGCGGTTGAAGCCGCTCCGACCGGATAAGCAAGCCCGGCGGGAGCGGCTTCAGCCGCGAAGCGACCGCATGTTCACAACAGATGCAGTGAATTTCCTCGCACTTTCGCGGCTAAAGCCAATACTGTTCGGTTAGGCCGGGTAGGAGCGGCT
The Pseudomonas sp. DTU_2021_1001937_2_SI_NGA_ILE_001 DNA segment above includes these coding regions:
- the dxs gene encoding 1-deoxy-D-xylulose-5-phosphate synthase is translated as MPKTFKEIPRERPATPLLDQVEKPDDLRRLGEAELETLADELRQELLYSVGQTGGHFGAGLGVIELTIALHYVFDTPDDRLVWDVGHQAYPHKILTGRRQRMTTLRQKDGLAAFPRRCESEYDTFGVGHSSTSISAALGMAVAARLQGSPRKSIAVIGDGALTAGMAFEALNHAPEVGADMLVILNDNDMSISRNVGGLSNYLAKILSSRTYTSMREGSKKVLSRLPGAWEIARRTEEYAKGMLVPGTLFEELGWNYIGPIDGHDLPTLVATLRNMRDLKGPQFLHVVTKKGKGFAPAEVDPIGYHAITKLDPLDAPAKAPKPASGPKYSGVFGQWLCDMAAHDPRLVGITPAMKEGSDLVAFSERFPQRYFDVAIAEQHAVTLAAGMACEGSKPVVAIYSTFLQRGYDQLVHDVAVQNLDVLFAIDRAGLVGEDGPTHAGSFDLSYLRCIPGMLIMTPSDENELRKMLTTGYLHQGPAAVRYPRGSGPNAVIEPELTPIEIGKGVVRRQGRRVAILAFGVQLNDALQVAEHIDASVADMRFVKPLDEALVQQLAASHDLLVTVEENAVMGGAGSAVSEYLARAGILKPVLHLGLPDSYVEHAKPAQMLAECGLDAKGIAAAIEARLTQLG